A stretch of Kiritimatiellaceae bacterium DNA encodes these proteins:
- a CDS encoding radical SAM protein → MKTLLLTPPLLQPNTPYAATPILTAWLRFCGHDAVQADLSLELLLKLFSADGLSHLNLDDEYRAVIGDVMEFLQDKNPSLAKRFAKRGALPEGTHLVRAYEQEEQFGWDFRGLDRHDRARHLCSLFLDDIAEAAALIDPHFGFSRYAEHLASSLPNFGKIQEALERQGRARSPSAPSVLNSKAGGTPAIRSADAGTAAICTAGVPPALLFFQWLEELTDAQIQKYSPQLVGITVPFPGCLFGALAIARRIKQTRPEIRIVLGGGYANTELRELTDPAIFETVDFITLDSGMLPLLRIAEGAEPANFVRTFVRENGVVCFYDSGETPVAHDTLPPPVYDGLPLDRYFGLFEVLNPVTRLWSDGRWNKLVLAHGCNWKRCAFCDTTIDYICRYDPARPSTVCDWMESVIAATGFNGFHFVDEALPPALLAGLCDEILRRELNVEWWGNIRFEKRLTKELIEKMADAGCIAVTGGLETCCDRTLKLMNKGITVAGAEEVLVNLSVAGIMTHAYLMYGFPTQTLDETFQGLETVRRLMEEGVLHSAYWHRFALTAHSEIAREPERFGIKLLPETSGGFARNEIPFDGQFGYDLAAIGEALRTATYNYQHGTGFDVRVTDWLNKFF, encoded by the coding sequence ATGAAAACCCTTTTGCTAACGCCGCCGCTGTTACAGCCGAACACGCCGTACGCCGCCACGCCGATTCTCACGGCGTGGCTTCGTTTTTGCGGGCACGACGCGGTGCAGGCCGACCTCTCGCTCGAACTGCTTCTTAAATTATTTTCTGCCGACGGTCTCTCGCATCTGAATCTTGATGACGAATACCGCGCGGTGATCGGCGATGTGATGGAGTTTTTACAGGACAAAAATCCATCGTTAGCAAAACGGTTTGCCAAACGCGGCGCACTTCCGGAAGGAACGCACCTTGTTCGTGCCTATGAACAGGAAGAACAGTTCGGCTGGGATTTCCGCGGACTCGACCGCCATGACCGCGCCCGCCATCTATGCAGTCTGTTTCTCGACGACATCGCCGAAGCCGCCGCGCTGATTGATCCGCACTTCGGCTTTTCCCGCTACGCTGAGCATCTGGCGTCCTCACTTCCAAACTTCGGAAAGATTCAGGAGGCACTGGAGCGGCAAGGTAGGGCGCGATCGCCGAGCGCGCCGTCAGTTTTAAATTCCAAGGCCGGCGGGACGCCGGCGATACGTTCTGCGGACGCCGGGACGGCGGCAATATGTACCGCCGGCGTCCCGCCGGCCTTGCTCTTTTTCCAATGGTTGGAAGAACTGACTGACGCGCAGATTCAAAAATACAGCCCTCAGTTGGTTGGAATCACCGTTCCGTTTCCCGGTTGTCTGTTCGGCGCGCTGGCCATTGCGCGGCGGATTAAACAGACCCGGCCAGAAATCCGCATCGTGCTGGGCGGTGGGTACGCGAACACTGAACTGCGCGAACTGACCGATCCGGCCATCTTTGAAACCGTTGATTTCATCACGCTCGACAGCGGCATGCTTCCGCTTCTCCGGATTGCCGAAGGCGCGGAACCGGCGAATTTTGTACGGACGTTTGTTCGTGAGAATGGAGTCGTCTGTTTTTATGACAGCGGCGAAACGCCGGTCGCGCACGACACGCTTCCGCCGCCGGTTTATGACGGCCTGCCGCTCGACCGCTACTTCGGTTTGTTTGAAGTGCTCAATCCGGTTACGCGGCTCTGGTCGGACGGACGCTGGAACAAGCTGGTGCTGGCGCACGGATGCAACTGGAAACGCTGCGCTTTTTGCGACACGACCATCGACTACATCTGCCGCTACGATCCGGCGCGCCCGTCCACCGTCTGCGACTGGATGGAATCGGTCATCGCCGCGACCGGCTTTAACGGATTCCATTTTGTCGACGAAGCGCTTCCGCCTGCGCTACTCGCCGGACTGTGCGACGAAATTCTGCGCCGCGAACTGAACGTCGAGTGGTGGGGCAATATCCGCTTTGAAAAACGGCTGACTAAAGAACTGATCGAAAAGATGGCCGATGCCGGATGTATCGCCGTCACCGGCGGACTCGAAACCTGCTGTGACCGCACACTCAAGCTGATGAACAAAGGCATCACCGTCGCCGGAGCAGAAGAAGTTCTGGTGAATCTGTCAGTGGCGGGCATCATGACACACGCCTACCTGATGTACGGCTTTCCGACGCAGACACTGGACGAAACCTTCCAGGGATTGGAAACCGTCCGCCGTCTAATGGAAGAGGGCGTTTTACATTCGGCCTACTGGCACCGCTTCGCGCTGACGGCGCACAGCGAAATTGCCCGCGAACCCGAACGGTTTGGAATCAAACTCTTGCCGGAAACTTCCGGCGGATTCGCCCGTAACGAAATTCCGTTCGACGGACAGTTTGGTTACGACCTCGCCGCCATCGGCGAAGCGCTCCGCACCGCCACGTATAATTATCAGCACGGCACCGGCTTCGATGTTCGGGTCACGGATTGGCTGAATAAATTTTTTTGA
- the ilvN gene encoding acetolactate synthase small subunit has product MINNKPIHTLSVYVTNKPGVLARIAQTFSRRGYNIESLVVSPAMDGHFSRMTIGVSGEADGLDQIIRQVSKLIDVLRCTDHTYDDAVVKEMGLIKIAVGAEGRGEALQIAEHFGCKTVDLTETSMILQAVGDPSKIDALVEMIEKFKIIELVRTGKVLLARGAQTT; this is encoded by the coding sequence ATGATTAACAATAAACCGATTCATACGTTGAGCGTTTACGTCACTAACAAGCCCGGCGTTCTGGCGCGCATTGCGCAAACCTTTTCGCGGCGCGGCTACAACATCGAGTCGCTCGTCGTCTCGCCAGCCATGGACGGCCATTTTTCGCGCATGACCATCGGCGTCAGCGGCGAAGCCGACGGCCTCGACCAGATTATCCGTCAGGTCAGTAAGCTGATCGACGTGTTGCGCTGCACCGACCACACCTATGACGACGCTGTTGTCAAAGAAATGGGTTTGATCAAAATCGCTGTCGGCGCGGAAGGGCGCGGCGAAGCACTGCAGATCGCTGAACACTTCGGCTGTAAAACCGTTGACCTGACCGAAACGTCGATGATCTTGCAGGCGGTTGGCGACCCGTCGAAAATCGACGCGCTGGTTGAGATGATTGAAAAATTCAAAATCATCGAACTCGTCCGCACCGGCAAAGTCCTGCTGGCCCGCGGTGCGCAGACCACATAA
- the ilvB gene encoding biosynthetic-type acetolactate synthase large subunit, with translation MDGGQALIKCLEAEGVEYIFGYSGGSVIPIFDAMITTPSNIKFVLVRHEQGAAHMADGYARATGKPAVTLVTSGPGATNVITGIMTAHMDSVPMVVLTGQSVSWMIGKDAFQEADIFGITMPVVKHSYLLKSTNDIPRTVREAFHIATTGRPGPVLIDIPKDMSAGSFTGNLHAEMDIPGYNPHSGEIDIATVKEIAEAISKSQRPVILAGHGVLISGGHEALRTLAEKMNAPVTTTLLGKGAFPETHKLSLGWLGMHGTAYANKAMCECDLLLNIGSRFDDRIIGDPKFFCKEATVIHVDIDPAEIGKMIRPQYHCIADAKLFIEELSKHVGKLNTGEWLKTLDGWKQKYPLKFKRQGSLKMQHVIDEFYKLSNGKAVVVTDVGQHQMWAAQFYKTDAPNNFLSSGGAGTMGFGVPAAIGAQFGRPKDTVIAFCGDGGFQMTEFELATAALHKLPIKFVVLNNHYLGMVRQWQELFYEDRTSGVDLEGNPDFVKLADAYGIKGFNLRRPGDVKRIVKAALAYNKGPCLINCEVEKTDNVFPMIPAGKRIEAMIIEAPKAGSKKLEKPTGST, from the coding sequence ATGGATGGCGGGCAGGCGCTGATCAAGTGTCTGGAGGCGGAAGGTGTCGAATATATCTTCGGATATTCCGGCGGTTCGGTTATCCCGATTTTTGACGCGATGATCACCACGCCCAGCAACATTAAGTTTGTTCTGGTTCGCCACGAACAGGGCGCTGCTCACATGGCCGACGGCTATGCCCGCGCCACCGGCAAGCCCGCCGTTACGCTTGTCACCAGCGGCCCCGGCGCCACCAACGTGATCACCGGTATTATGACCGCGCACATGGACTCGGTTCCGATGGTTGTTCTGACCGGCCAGTCCGTTTCGTGGATGATCGGCAAAGACGCGTTTCAGGAAGCGGATATTTTCGGCATCACCATGCCGGTTGTTAAGCACAGCTATCTGCTCAAATCAACCAACGACATTCCGCGCACGGTCCGTGAAGCGTTCCATATCGCCACCACCGGCCGGCCCGGCCCGGTCTTGATCGATATTCCGAAGGACATGAGCGCTGGATCGTTTACGGGCAACCTGCACGCCGAAATGGATATTCCGGGATACAACCCGCATTCCGGAGAGATCGACATTGCAACGGTCAAAGAAATTGCCGAAGCCATCAGCAAGTCGCAGCGGCCGGTTATTCTGGCCGGACACGGCGTTTTGATTTCCGGCGGCCACGAAGCATTGCGCACGCTGGCGGAAAAAATGAACGCGCCGGTTACCACGACGCTACTGGGCAAAGGCGCATTTCCGGAAACGCATAAACTGTCGCTCGGCTGGCTCGGTATGCACGGCACGGCTTACGCCAACAAAGCGATGTGCGAATGCGACCTCTTGCTGAATATCGGTTCGCGCTTCGACGACCGCATCATCGGCGATCCGAAATTTTTCTGCAAAGAGGCGACCGTGATTCACGTTGATATTGATCCGGCGGAAATCGGCAAAATGATCCGTCCTCAATACCACTGCATCGCCGACGCCAAACTCTTCATTGAGGAACTGAGTAAGCACGTCGGCAAGCTCAACACGGGTGAGTGGCTGAAAACGCTCGACGGCTGGAAGCAGAAATACCCGCTCAAATTCAAACGGCAGGGCAGCCTCAAAATGCAGCACGTCATCGACGAGTTTTACAAACTGTCCAACGGCAAAGCCGTGGTCGTCACCGACGTCGGCCAGCATCAGATGTGGGCGGCGCAGTTCTATAAAACCGACGCACCGAACAATTTTCTCAGCTCGGGCGGCGCCGGCACGATGGGCTTCGGCGTTCCGGCGGCCATCGGCGCGCAGTTTGGCCGTCCGAAAGACACCGTGATCGCCTTCTGCGGCGACGGCGGTTTCCAGATGACCGAGTTTGAACTCGCCACCGCCGCGCTCCATAAACTGCCTATCAAGTTTGTTGTTCTCAACAACCACTACCTCGGCATGGTTCGCCAGTGGCAGGAACTTTTCTACGAAGACCGCACCAGCGGCGTTGACCTTGAAGGCAATCCTGACTTCGTTAAACTGGCCGACGCCTACGGCATCAAAGGCTTCAACCTGCGCCGCCCCGGCGATGTTAAACGCATCGTCAAAGCCGCGCTGGCCTACAACAAAGGCCCGTGCCTCATCAACTGCGAAGTCGAGAAAACCGACAACGTGTTCCCGATGATTCCCGCCGGCAAGCGCATCGAAGCGATGATTATTGAAGCGCCGAAAGCGGGCAGTAAGAAACTCGAAAAACCGACGGGATCGACCTGA
- a CDS encoding glycosyltransferase, whose protein sequence is MNNPLNILMVAAENDGITRCKVGGIGDVIRDIPSALADQGCQTSIVTPSYGFLHELGGSTRVASIRFVFAGHQDEAVLYRVRPRTAMAERSAHYVIDHPAFLHYNAEKEQYDIYSNDPLGRPFATDATKFACFCAAVSAAVQENLFGPLDVLHLHDWHAAFLLLLRKYDPACAALKKLRTVYTIHNLALQGIRPLSGDRSSLESWYPDIQFGDEIPGELRDPRWIDCINPMAVGIRLADTVHTVSPTYALEILEPSRPPQFFGGEGLDGDLQRAMAEGRLHGILNGCEYPSVNPAKCDIGKLIGILKAEAAHWASRRSDLSFADFLAFQRLEKLEASRSKPSFIATSISRVVDQKMLLIKAPGTDGVSGLEKILKAIGPKGLYILIGTGDRDTEAFLTEAAATHSNFLFLNSYANKAAENLYASGDLFLMPSSFEPCGISQMLAMREGQPCLVHLTGGLRDTIRPGINGFGFEGSTLHKQVDNMAAALKDALHLRTSEPEKWQAVCTAAAEARFSWSASAKQYIEKLYAKN, encoded by the coding sequence ATGAACAATCCGTTGAATATTCTGATGGTTGCCGCCGAAAATGACGGTATTACCCGCTGTAAGGTCGGCGGTATTGGCGACGTAATTCGCGACATTCCGTCCGCGCTGGCCGACCAAGGTTGTCAGACCTCCATCGTCACCCCGTCTTACGGCTTCCTGCACGAACTGGGCGGCTCGACCCGCGTTGCCTCTATCCGGTTTGTTTTCGCCGGACATCAGGACGAAGCCGTTCTCTACCGCGTCCGGCCGCGCACCGCTATGGCTGAGCGCTCTGCTCACTACGTCATCGACCATCCCGCCTTCCTCCATTACAACGCCGAAAAAGAGCAGTACGACATTTACAGCAACGATCCGCTTGGCCGCCCGTTCGCCACCGACGCCACAAAATTCGCCTGCTTCTGCGCCGCCGTTTCCGCCGCTGTGCAGGAAAATCTTTTCGGCCCGCTCGACGTTCTGCACCTGCACGACTGGCACGCCGCCTTTCTGCTCCTGCTCCGTAAATATGATCCGGCCTGTGCCGCGCTGAAAAAGCTCCGCACGGTTTACACCATTCATAATCTCGCCTTGCAGGGCATCCGCCCGCTCAGCGGCGACCGCTCTTCGCTGGAAAGCTGGTATCCCGACATTCAGTTCGGCGACGAAATTCCCGGCGAACTGCGCGACCCGCGCTGGATCGACTGCATCAATCCGATGGCCGTTGGCATCCGGCTGGCCGACACCGTTCATACGGTTTCACCGACGTACGCCCTTGAAATCCTCGAACCCAGCCGCCCGCCGCAATTCTTCGGCGGCGAAGGACTCGACGGCGACTTGCAGCGCGCCATGGCCGAAGGCCGCCTGCACGGAATTCTTAATGGATGCGAATATCCGTCCGTAAACCCGGCGAAGTGTGATATCGGCAAACTGATTGGCATTCTAAAAGCCGAAGCCGCGCACTGGGCCTCGCGACGCTCCGACCTGTCCTTCGCTGATTTCCTTGCGTTCCAACGCTTGGAAAAACTCGAAGCGTCGCGGAGTAAACCGTCGTTTATCGCCACCAGCATCAGCCGCGTCGTCGACCAGAAAATGCTGCTGATCAAAGCTCCCGGAACCGACGGCGTTTCCGGACTTGAAAAAATCCTGAAAGCCATTGGCCCGAAAGGTCTGTATATCCTGATCGGCACCGGCGACCGCGACACCGAAGCCTTCCTCACCGAAGCCGCCGCGACGCACAGCAACTTTCTATTCCTCAACAGCTACGCCAATAAAGCGGCGGAAAATCTCTACGCATCCGGCGATCTCTTCTTAATGCCCAGTTCGTTCGAGCCGTGCGGAATCAGCCAGATGCTCGCCATGCGCGAAGGCCAGCCGTGCCTTGTTCATCTTACCGGCGGACTGCGCGACACCATCCGTCCCGGTATCAACGGCTTCGGATTTGAGGGCTCAACGCTTCATAAACAAGTGGACAACATGGCCGCCGCGCTTAAAGACGCATTACACCTACGCACGTCGGAACCGGAAAAATGGCAGGCCGTCTGCACAGCCGCCGCCGAAGCACGCTTCTCCTGGAGCGCCAGCGCGAAACAGTACATCGAGAAACTGTACGCAAAGAACTAG